Proteins found in one Zea mays cultivar B73 chromosome 1, Zm-B73-REFERENCE-NAM-5.0, whole genome shotgun sequence genomic segment:
- the LOC103645703 gene encoding uncharacterized protein isoform X5: protein MAVLPTPRRINNLALASTVLPKRVPLHLLQKITNDFSKDRELGSGAYGKVYKGVHKNGETMAVKLLHSMAGLDDKLFEEEFHNIARLQHKNIVRLVGFCHETQRQFIPHDGKMIFADSKYMALCFEYMHNGSLDKFIIDENSVHDWSTRYAIIKGICEGLKYLHEELNPPIYHLDLKPANILLDDNMMPKLADFGLSKIFEQERTRITQSCVGTHGYLPPEYIDRKVISNKLDIFSLGVIIIKIISGPTGYTQCAEMPSKQFVELVHEKWRNKLQTTMDAAALETYCEQVVRCIEMALSCVETDRHKRPSIGAIIDELNKMETNTDQVFSVDICSTPAQTQPPPLPDSSHSTEETSNTKGVSRLGPREYVQSTMRDLVIGITKSVVEGVISKAQSVMEEENMLLISMQHDLHFITDEFQMIYSFLSITDEERINNAVVRIWVMQTRGLAYDLEDYMDAFSCLDKTRKWWSRLFRACLAPPGSPYMSVTSLAVELKHLKARVEDVSHRNTRYNLISDAGSKPGLVRQQPVPPGAVAYENDTRRKHILGDLTQLITNKDDADLQLISMWGAGGGTGTTSIIRKCYSDPEIIQNFICRAWVNLSHPFNPHEFVRSLMAHFYANSCQERQGGIIGVDVLTSMDATATQGDLLSEFVQLVDKNRYLVVLEDLPTMAEWDSIRTFLPDRKNGSWIIVSSQKYEIASLCVGHPYQILDLKQSSPTEHSVCAFLREEVTLKEKKGGNRKEKIYVGDESEVNNGSTSTNSKVISTEYDLSHNHRMVANSKWKEARDWMQNSSLVGRRLQMYQIHRCIAEAQRNHSHVMSVWGIVGVGKSAIVRNFYCDRILENQQFQEYGWVDLSHSQPFNLKDFSQNLLTNFQSDSLQANETTPSRGILGTVRKCCEFLSTRHCLVVIDGLQSKEEWDLIQSSLVSRYSKSNTIIIVITTEASIAAYCADKDDLVFNVKTLETDAAFDLFENEISKKAPLWTTSLCDRGNSVTQELVSKCGGLPMVIVAIAGILATKVVSWMDTATSINLRFMFELEINPDLQDLFSWVHSCFRTCPDFIKPCIFYLSFFPRDHNIRRRRLVRRWIAEGYCRDSDDKSAEENGEFFFSKLLGMSIIQPESSDARMVSCQINGFFRECILSRSGEMEDLVIELADRCNLTTQRSGRHLVISESWDRDKILFESIDFSRLRSMTVFGMWKSFFISKSMKLVRVLDLEDALGLTDENVDQMVKLLPCLKFLSLRGCQKISHLPSSLGDLRLLQTLDVVNTSIVTLPASITKLKKLQYIRGGTTSITSEDPLVPHTSVSWLSKFRRSPLGGLEVPSGIGELTGLHTLGVVDIGASAAEAILRELKKLTQLRKLGVFGVNSNNCGAFVSAISGHFHLESLSVWLDEENGRCSDCIFVPLKNLRSLKLYGVLNRLPLINQLSKLTKLDLEITTLMQEDISFLGKLPTLCILRLCVEDVNAPFRFSVFTNGVEERSYQKLKVLEIACRSSLSVTFGSEAMKNLDLLKLDCCSGQLRRLFGLLHLSELKEVWLKGSYEETLKHDLEVQLAAHPNNPVLKLGKNTLCTLSWMA, encoded by the exons ATGGCTGTGCTTCCAACGC ccAGGAGAATCAACAACTTGGCCCTTGCAAGCACGGTGCTTCCAAAACGTGTGCCGCTccatttattacagaaaataacaaATGATTTCTCTAAGGACCGTGAACTTGGTTCCGGTGCATACGGAAAAGTTTACAAG GGAGTGCATAAAAATGGCGAAACGATGGCTGTCAAGTTGCTTCACTCCATGGCTGGACTTGATGATAAACTTTTTGAGGAGGAGTTTCACAACATTGCAAGACTCCAACACAAGAATATTGTGCGTCTTGTTGGCTTTTGCCATGAAACTCAACGCCAATTCATACCGCACGATGGAAAAATGATTTTTGCTGATAGCAAATATATGGCCCTTTGCTTCGAATATATGCATAATGGAAGCCTTGACAAGTTCATTATTG ATGAAAATAGTGTCCATGACTGGTCCACACGCTATGCAATAATCAAGGGGATCTGTGAGGGCTTGAAATACCTTCACGAGGAATTGAATCCTCCTATTTATCATTTGGATTTAAAACCAGCTAATATTTTGTTGGATGACAATATGATGCCAAAGCTTGCAGATTTTGGCTTGTCAAAGATTTTTGAACAGGAACGAACACGAATCACACAAAGTTGTGTAGGAACACA TGGATATCTACCACCAGAATATATAGACAGGAAAGTAATCTCAAATAAGCTTGACATATTCAGTCTGGGTGTCATCATCATAAAGATTATAAGTGGACCTACAGGTTACACCCAGTGTGCTGAAATGCCTTCCAAACAATTTGTTGAGCTT gtacatgaaaaatGGAGGAATAAGTTACAAACAACAATGGATGCAGCTGCATTGGAGACATATTGTGAACAAGTAGTGAGATGCATTGAAATGGCTTTAAGTTGTGTGGAGACCGATCGGCACAAAAGGCCGAGTATAGGGGCTATTATTGATGAGCTAAATAAGATGGAGACAAATACCGACCAG GTATTTTCAGTGGATATATGCTCGACTCCAGCACAAACACAACCACCACCCCTTCCTGATTCTAGCCACAGCACAGAAGAAACAAGCAACACAAAGGGAGTTAGCAGACTGGGACCGAGAGAGTACGTACAGAGCACAATGCGGGACCTGGTAATTGGGATAACCAAGTCGGTGGTGGAGGGGGTGATCAGCAAGGCCCAGTCGGTGATGGAGGAAGAAAATATGCTACTTATTAGCATGCAGCATGACCTCCACTTCATCACCGATGAGTTTCAGATGATCTATTCATTCCTTAGCATCACTGATGAGGAGCGTATCAACAACGCGGTAGTGAGGATCTGGGTGATGCAGACGCGTGGTCTGGCCTATGACCTGGAAGACTACATGGATGCCTTCTCCTGCCTGGACAAGACCAGAAAATGGTGGTCCCGCTTGTTCCGAGCATGCCTGGCACCACCGGGGTCTCCATACATGTCAGTGACATCTCTGGCCGTGGAACTCAAGCATCTAAAGGCAAGGGTCGAGGACGTTAGCCACAGGAACACTCGGTATAACCTCATCAGCGACGCCGGCTCAAAGCCCGGCCTCGTGAGGCAACAGCCGGTGCCTCCTGGTGCTGTGGCATACGAAAACGACACAAGAAGGAAACACATCTTAGGGGATCTCACCCAGCTTATCACCAACAAGGACGATGCTGATCTTCAATTGATTTCAATGTGGGGTGCAGGTGGAGGCACCGGGACGACATCCATCATAAGGAAGTGCTACAGTGATCCAGAGATCATCCAAAATTTCATATGCCGAGCCTGGGTCAACCTCAGCCATCCATTCAACCCCCATGAGTTTGTGCGGTCTTTGATGGCTCACTTTTATGCAAACAGTTGCCAAGAAAGACAAGGAGGGATCATCGGTGTTGATGTCCTAACTAGCATGGATGCGACTGCCACCCAGGGGGATCTCCTCAGCGAGTTCGTTCAGCTAGTTGACAAGAACAGGTACCTTGTTGTCTTGGAAGACCTGCCCACCATGGCAGAGTGGGACTCTATCAGGACGTTCCTTCCCGACAGAAAGAATGGCAGCTGGATCATCGTGTCCTCGCAGAAATATGAAATTGCAAGTTTATGTGTCGGACATCCCTACCAAATATTGGACCTGAAGCAGTCCTCGCCCACTGAGCACTCCGTATGTGCCTTCTTGAGAGAG GAGGTCACattaaaagaaaaaaaaggaggcaatagaaaagaaaaaatttaTGTCGGAGATGAAAGCGAGGTGAACAACGGTAGTACATCAACCAACAGCAAGGTGATATCAACTGAGTATGACTTAAGCCATAACCATAGGATGGTCGCCAACTCTAAATGGAAAGAAGCCAGAGACTGGATGCAGAATTCTTCCCTTGTCGGACGCAGATTGCAGATGTATCAAATTCATCGCTGTATAGCTGAAGCACAAAGGAACCATTCCCATGTTATGTCTGTTTGGGGAATAGTTGGCGTTGGGAAATCAGCTATTGTCAGAAATTTTTACTGCGACAGGATACTTGAGAATCAGCAATTTCAAGAATACGGTTGGGTGGATTTATCACACTCCCAACCCTTCAATTTGAAGGACTTCTCACAGAACTTGCTTACGAATTTTCAATCAGATTCTCTTCAAGCCAATGAAACTACACCCTCTCGTGGTATACTGGGGACAGTCCGAAAATGTTGTGAGTTTCTAAGTACACGTCATTGCCTCGTGGTCATAGATGGCCTTCAGTCCAAAGAGGAATGGGATTTGATACAATCATCATTGGTATCTAGATACTCTAAATCTAATACTATTATCATTGTGATAACAACTGAAGCAAGCATTGCAGCATACTGCGCAGATAAGGATGACCTTGTGTTTAATGTCAAAACTTTAGAAACTGATGCAGCCTTTGATCTCTTCGAAAATGAG ATATCTAAGAAGGCTCCGTTGTGGACCACTTCATTATGTGATCGAGGAAATTCAGTGACGCAAGAACTTGTTTCAAAGTGCGGGGGGCTCCCAATGGTAATAGTGGCTATAGCTGGCATATTGGCTACCAAGGTAGTCTCCTGGATGGACACTGCAACATCCATCAATTTGAGGTTTATGTTTGAGCTAGAGATCAATCCAGACCTGCAGGATCTGTTTAGCTGGGTGCATTCCTGCTTCCGTACTTGTCCAGATTTCATCAAGCCATGTATCTTCTACCTATCATTTTTTCCAAGAGACCACAACATTCGACGAAGGCGTCTAGTAAGGCGTTGGATCGCTGAGGGTTACTGCAGGGACAGTGATGATAAATCTGCAGAGGAGAATGGGGAGTTCTTCTTCTCCAAACTCCTCGGTATGAGCATAATCCAACCGGAGTCCAGTGACGCGAGGATGGTCTCGTGTCAAATCAATGGATTTTTCCGTGAGTGCATCCTCTCACGGTCAGGGGAAATGGAAGACCTTGTCATTGAACTGGCCGACAGATGCAACCTAACCACCCAACGCAGTGGGCGTCATCTTGTCATATCGGAAAGCTGGGACAGAGATAAGATTTTATTCGAGAGCATCGACTTCTCACGGCTACGGTCAATGACAGTGTTTGGAATGTGGAAATCATTCTTCATCTCCAAAAGTATGAAGCTTGTCCGGGTGTTGGATCTGGAAGATGCATTAGGTTTAACAGATGAAAATGTTGATCAGATGGTGAAGCTGTTGCCTTGCCTCAAGTTCCTTTCTCTACGAGGATGCCAAAAGATATCACATCTGCCTAGCTCATTAGGTGATCTGAGGCTGCTTCAGACTCTGGATGTGGTGAACACCTCCATAGTCACTTTGCCAGCAAGTATCACCAAACTAAAAAAGCTGCAGTACATCCGTGGCGGCACAACTTCTATCACATCAGAGGATCCATTAGTGCCACATACTTCTGTATCCTGGTTGTCCAAGTTCCGTCGCAGTCCTCTTGGTGGTCTTGAGGTTCCCAGTGGGATCGGGGAACTGACGGGATTGCACACGCTTGGTGTAGTTGATATTGGTGCTTCAGCGGCGGAGGCCATACTGAGAGAGCTAAAGAAGCTCACCCAATTGCGCAAGCTGGGAGTGTTCGGCGTCAACAGCAATAACTGTGGAGCGTTTGTGTCTGCAATATCGGGTCATTTCCATCTGGAATCCTTGTCAGTGTGGCTGGACGAAGAAAATGGACGTTGTTCGGATTGCATATTCGTGCCTTTAAAGAACCTACGGAGCCTCAAACTTTACGGGGTTTTAAACAGATTACCATTGATCAACCAGCTCAGCAAGCTCACAAAGTTGGATTTGGAGATAACCACATTAATGCAAGAGGACATAAGTTTTCTTGGCAAGCTACCAACACTATGCATTCTGCGCCTTTGTGTTGAAGATGTCAATGCCCCGTTCCGTTTTAGTGTTTTTACCAATGGAGTTGAGGAGCGCTCTTATCAGAAGCTCAAGGTGCTTGAGATTGCTTGCAGGTCCAGCTTAAGTGTGACTTTTGGATCAGAGGCAATGAAAAACCTTGATCTGCTGAAACTTGACTGCTGCAGTGGGCAGTTACGTCGGCTTTTTGGCCTGCTTCATCTATCTGAACTCAAGGAAGTCTGGCTGAAGGGCTCCTACGAGGAAACGCTGAAGCATGACCTAGAGGTCCAGCTTGCAGCCCACCCAAACAATCCTGTGCTGAAACTGGGGAAAAATACGCTGTGTACGCTATCTTGGATGGCGTAG